One Numida meleagris isolate 19003 breed g44 Domestic line chromosome 6, NumMel1.0, whole genome shotgun sequence genomic region harbors:
- the ISM2 gene encoding isthmin-2 isoform X4, whose amino-acid sequence MLRQPSGAGREESLPFVLDLQSLPGLANVDLSSQNPNIQVTIEVVDDPQAEMEMDLLKETSNDWSLTSSEWLSHKDLFWPLFWEYTDPNEEEEEEDEDDNMDVGDREEEEEDEEDEDEEEEEDYTAEYEEEESMLSGVGDDWEQRWPGQKNWIFKEKYNYDYEDEEEWSPWSPCSITCGSGNQKRTRSCGYACTATESRTCDLPRCPGAEGEIVFPTEETPFRSDNTTELFNSDVDSCEKWLNCKSDFLTKYLSKVLTDLPSCPCSYPLEAVYSAVNLQDERQGKSFRWRDASGPKERLDIYKPTARFCLRSMLSLDSTTLAAQHCCYDEHTRLITRGKGAGVPNLISTEFSPELHYKVDMLPWILCKGDWSRYHAVRPPNNGQQCAENPAEEEYLSQLQEAKEY is encoded by the exons ATGCTGCGCCAGCCCAGTGGTGCTGGCCGGGAGGAGAGCCTGCCCTTCGTGCTGGACCTGCAGAGCTTGCCAGGGCTGGCCAACGTTGACCTGAGCTCCCAGAATCCCAACATTCAG GTAACCATTGAAGTGGTGGATGATCCTCAGGCTGAAATGGAGATGGACTTGTTGAAGGAAACAAGCAATGACTGGTCCTTGACGTCCTCTGAGTGGCTGTCCCACAAGGACCTCTTCTGGCCTCTTTTCTGGGAATACACTGACCCCAacgaggaggaagaggaggaggacgaggatGACAATATGGATGTAGGGgacagagaggaggaggaggaagatgaggaggatgaggatgaagaagaggaagaagattaCACTGCAGAGTATGAGGAGGAAGAGTCCATGCTCAGTGGAGTAGGAGATGACTGGGAGCAGCGGTGGCCTGGTCAGAAGAACTGGatctttaaggaaaaatataattatg ACtatgaagatgaggaggaatGGAGCCCATGGTCCCCTTGCAGCATCACCTGTGGCAGCGGCAACCAGAAGAGGACCCGGTCCTGTGGCTATGCCTGCACAGCAACAGAGTCAAGAACCTGCGACCTGCCACGCTGCCCTG gagcagagggagaaatAGTCTTCCCTACAGAGGAGACTCCTTTCAGAAGTGACAACACCACGGAGCTGTTCAACTCAG ATGTGGACAGCTGTGAGAAGTGGCTGAACTGCAAGAGTGACTTCCTCACCAAGTACCTCAGCAAGGTGCTGACAGACCTGCCCAGCTGTCCCTGCTCCTACCCGCTGGAGGCTGTTTACAGTGCTGTCAACCTGCAGGACGAGCGACAGGGCAAGAGCTTCCGCTGGCGGGATGCCAGCGGCCCCAAGGAGCGCCTGGACATCTACAAGCCAACAGCACGCTTCTGCCTGCGCTCCATGCTCTCCCTTGACAGCACGACActggcagcccagcactgctgctacGATGAGCACACCCGCCTCATCACCCGGGGGAAGGGTGCTGGCGTCCCCAACCTCATCAGCACCGAGTTCTCCCCAGAGCTACACTACAAGGTTGACATGTTGCCCTGGATCCTCTGCAAGGGTGACTGGAGCCGGTACCATGCCGTCCGACCACCCAACAATGGGCAGCAGTGTGCGGAGAACCCGGCTGAGGAGGAGTACCTCTCCCAGCTACAGGAGGCCAAGGAGTACTag
- the ISM2 gene encoding isthmin-2 isoform X3, whose product MLQWDEAGELFSTEEQILLLWAAATLRRWLGERGAILTASSSCRSLPLHCLFLLQVSASSNPRAAGDEELPPSGRARGLRRSGQAGPRRHRRRGAAQQTVRSPMLRQPSGAGREESLPFVLDLQSLPGLANVDLSSQNPNIQVTIEVVDDPQAEMEMDLLKETSNDWSLTSSEWLSHKDLFWPLFWEYTDPNEEEEEEDEDDNMDVGDREEEEEDEEDEDEEEEEDYTAEYEEEESMLSGVGDDWEQRWPGQKNWIFKEKYNYDYEDEEEWSPWSPCSITCGSGNQKRTRSCGYACTATESRTCDLPRCPGAEGEIVFPTEETPFRSDNTTELFNSDVDSCEKWLNCKSDFLTKYLSKVLTDLPSCPCSYPLEAVYSAVNLQDERQGKSFRWRDASGPKERLDIYKPTARFCLRSMLSLDSTTLAAQHCCYDEHTRLITRGKGAGVPNLISTEFSPELHYKVDMLPWILCKGDWSRYHAVRPPNNGQQCAENPAEEEYLSQLQEAKEY is encoded by the exons ATGCTGCAGTGGGATGAGGCAGGGGAACTGTTCAGCACGGAAGAGCAGAtcctgcttctctgggcagcagccacCCTCAGAAGATGGCTGGGTGAGAGGGGGGCCATCCTCActgcctcttcctcctgcaggtCTCTGCCTCTTCActgcctcttcctcctgcaggtCTCTGCCTCTTCAAACCCCCGTGCGGCTGGGGATGAGGAGCTGCCACCATCAGGCAGGGCACGGGGCCTGCGGCGCAGCGGGCAGGCAGGCCCACGGCGCCACCGCCGCCGCGGGGCCGCTCAGCAAACTGTGAGGAGCCCGATGCTGCGCCAGCCCAGTGGTGCTGGCCGGGAGGAGAGCCTGCCCTTCGTGCTGGACCTGCAGAGCTTGCCAGGGCTGGCCAACGTTGACCTGAGCTCCCAGAATCCCAACATTCAG GTAACCATTGAAGTGGTGGATGATCCTCAGGCTGAAATGGAGATGGACTTGTTGAAGGAAACAAGCAATGACTGGTCCTTGACGTCCTCTGAGTGGCTGTCCCACAAGGACCTCTTCTGGCCTCTTTTCTGGGAATACACTGACCCCAacgaggaggaagaggaggaggacgaggatGACAATATGGATGTAGGGgacagagaggaggaggaggaagatgaggaggatgaggatgaagaagaggaagaagattaCACTGCAGAGTATGAGGAGGAAGAGTCCATGCTCAGTGGAGTAGGAGATGACTGGGAGCAGCGGTGGCCTGGTCAGAAGAACTGGatctttaaggaaaaatataattatg ACtatgaagatgaggaggaatGGAGCCCATGGTCCCCTTGCAGCATCACCTGTGGCAGCGGCAACCAGAAGAGGACCCGGTCCTGTGGCTATGCCTGCACAGCAACAGAGTCAAGAACCTGCGACCTGCCACGCTGCCCTG gagcagagggagaaatAGTCTTCCCTACAGAGGAGACTCCTTTCAGAAGTGACAACACCACGGAGCTGTTCAACTCAG ATGTGGACAGCTGTGAGAAGTGGCTGAACTGCAAGAGTGACTTCCTCACCAAGTACCTCAGCAAGGTGCTGACAGACCTGCCCAGCTGTCCCTGCTCCTACCCGCTGGAGGCTGTTTACAGTGCTGTCAACCTGCAGGACGAGCGACAGGGCAAGAGCTTCCGCTGGCGGGATGCCAGCGGCCCCAAGGAGCGCCTGGACATCTACAAGCCAACAGCACGCTTCTGCCTGCGCTCCATGCTCTCCCTTGACAGCACGACActggcagcccagcactgctgctacGATGAGCACACCCGCCTCATCACCCGGGGGAAGGGTGCTGGCGTCCCCAACCTCATCAGCACCGAGTTCTCCCCAGAGCTACACTACAAGGTTGACATGTTGCCCTGGATCCTCTGCAAGGGTGACTGGAGCCGGTACCATGCCGTCCGACCACCCAACAATGGGCAGCAGTGTGCGGAGAACCCGGCTGAGGAGGAGTACCTCTCCCAGCTACAGGAGGCCAAGGAGTACTag
- the ISM2 gene encoding isthmin-2 isoform X1: MPLPGGRVVLVLGFVLLTALLAAVRGLPVGRQRGGPRERSSKLAEVSASSNPRAAGDEELPPSGRARGLRRSGQAGPRRHRRRGAAQQTVRSPMLRQPSGAGREESLPFVLDLQSLPGLANVDLSSQNPNIQVTIEVVDDPQAEMEMDLLKETSNDWSLTSSEWLSHKDLFWPLFWEYTDPNEEEEEEDEDDNMDVGDREEEEEDEEDEDEEEEEDYTAEYEEEESMLSGVGDDWEQRWPGQKNWIFKEKYNYDYEDEEEWSPWSPCSITCGSGNQKRTRSCGYACTATESRTCDLPRCPGAEGEIVFPTEETPFRSDNTTELFNSDVDSCEKWLNCKSDFLTKYLSKVLTDLPSCPCSYPLEAVYSAVNLQDERQGKSFRWRDASGPKERLDIYKPTARFCLRSMLSLDSTTLAAQHCCYDEHTRLITRGKGAGVPNLISTEFSPELHYKVDMLPWILCKGDWSRYHAVRPPNNGQQCAENPAEEEYLSQLQEAKEY, translated from the exons ATGCCGCTGCCGGGCGGGAGGGTGGTGCTCGTCCTCGGCTTCGTCCTCCTGACGGCGCTCCTGGCCGCCGTGCGGGGGCTGCCCGTCGGCAGGCAGCGCGGCGGGCCCCGGGAGAGGAGCTCTAAGCTGGCCGAG gtCTCTGCCTCTTCAAACCCCCGTGCGGCTGGGGATGAGGAGCTGCCACCATCAGGCAGGGCACGGGGCCTGCGGCGCAGCGGGCAGGCAGGCCCACGGCGCCACCGCCGCCGCGGGGCCGCTCAGCAAACTGTGAGGAGCCCGATGCTGCGCCAGCCCAGTGGTGCTGGCCGGGAGGAGAGCCTGCCCTTCGTGCTGGACCTGCAGAGCTTGCCAGGGCTGGCCAACGTTGACCTGAGCTCCCAGAATCCCAACATTCAG GTAACCATTGAAGTGGTGGATGATCCTCAGGCTGAAATGGAGATGGACTTGTTGAAGGAAACAAGCAATGACTGGTCCTTGACGTCCTCTGAGTGGCTGTCCCACAAGGACCTCTTCTGGCCTCTTTTCTGGGAATACACTGACCCCAacgaggaggaagaggaggaggacgaggatGACAATATGGATGTAGGGgacagagaggaggaggaggaagatgaggaggatgaggatgaagaagaggaagaagattaCACTGCAGAGTATGAGGAGGAAGAGTCCATGCTCAGTGGAGTAGGAGATGACTGGGAGCAGCGGTGGCCTGGTCAGAAGAACTGGatctttaaggaaaaatataattatg ACtatgaagatgaggaggaatGGAGCCCATGGTCCCCTTGCAGCATCACCTGTGGCAGCGGCAACCAGAAGAGGACCCGGTCCTGTGGCTATGCCTGCACAGCAACAGAGTCAAGAACCTGCGACCTGCCACGCTGCCCTG gagcagagggagaaatAGTCTTCCCTACAGAGGAGACTCCTTTCAGAAGTGACAACACCACGGAGCTGTTCAACTCAG ATGTGGACAGCTGTGAGAAGTGGCTGAACTGCAAGAGTGACTTCCTCACCAAGTACCTCAGCAAGGTGCTGACAGACCTGCCCAGCTGTCCCTGCTCCTACCCGCTGGAGGCTGTTTACAGTGCTGTCAACCTGCAGGACGAGCGACAGGGCAAGAGCTTCCGCTGGCGGGATGCCAGCGGCCCCAAGGAGCGCCTGGACATCTACAAGCCAACAGCACGCTTCTGCCTGCGCTCCATGCTCTCCCTTGACAGCACGACActggcagcccagcactgctgctacGATGAGCACACCCGCCTCATCACCCGGGGGAAGGGTGCTGGCGTCCCCAACCTCATCAGCACCGAGTTCTCCCCAGAGCTACACTACAAGGTTGACATGTTGCCCTGGATCCTCTGCAAGGGTGACTGGAGCCGGTACCATGCCGTCCGACCACCCAACAATGGGCAGCAGTGTGCGGAGAACCCGGCTGAGGAGGAGTACCTCTCCCAGCTACAGGAGGCCAAGGAGTACTag
- the ISM2 gene encoding isthmin-2 isoform X2 codes for MPLPGGRVVLVLGFVLLTALLAAVRGLPVGRQRGGPRERSSKLAEVSASSNPRAAGDEELPPSGRARGLRRSGQAGPRRHRRRGAAQQTVRSPMLRQPSGAGREESLPFVLDLQSLPGLANVDLSSQNPNIQVTIEVVDDPQAEMEMDLLKETSNDWSLTSSEWLSHKDLFWPLFWEYTDPNEEEEEEDEDDNMDVGDREEEEEDEEDEDEEEEEDYTAEYEEEESMLSGVGDDWEQRWPGQKNWIFKEKYNYDYEDEEEWSPWSPCSITCGSGNQKRTRSCGYACTATESRTCDLPRCPEGEIVFPTEETPFRSDNTTELFNSDVDSCEKWLNCKSDFLTKYLSKVLTDLPSCPCSYPLEAVYSAVNLQDERQGKSFRWRDASGPKERLDIYKPTARFCLRSMLSLDSTTLAAQHCCYDEHTRLITRGKGAGVPNLISTEFSPELHYKVDMLPWILCKGDWSRYHAVRPPNNGQQCAENPAEEEYLSQLQEAKEY; via the exons ATGCCGCTGCCGGGCGGGAGGGTGGTGCTCGTCCTCGGCTTCGTCCTCCTGACGGCGCTCCTGGCCGCCGTGCGGGGGCTGCCCGTCGGCAGGCAGCGCGGCGGGCCCCGGGAGAGGAGCTCTAAGCTGGCCGAG gtCTCTGCCTCTTCAAACCCCCGTGCGGCTGGGGATGAGGAGCTGCCACCATCAGGCAGGGCACGGGGCCTGCGGCGCAGCGGGCAGGCAGGCCCACGGCGCCACCGCCGCCGCGGGGCCGCTCAGCAAACTGTGAGGAGCCCGATGCTGCGCCAGCCCAGTGGTGCTGGCCGGGAGGAGAGCCTGCCCTTCGTGCTGGACCTGCAGAGCTTGCCAGGGCTGGCCAACGTTGACCTGAGCTCCCAGAATCCCAACATTCAG GTAACCATTGAAGTGGTGGATGATCCTCAGGCTGAAATGGAGATGGACTTGTTGAAGGAAACAAGCAATGACTGGTCCTTGACGTCCTCTGAGTGGCTGTCCCACAAGGACCTCTTCTGGCCTCTTTTCTGGGAATACACTGACCCCAacgaggaggaagaggaggaggacgaggatGACAATATGGATGTAGGGgacagagaggaggaggaggaagatgaggaggatgaggatgaagaagaggaagaagattaCACTGCAGAGTATGAGGAGGAAGAGTCCATGCTCAGTGGAGTAGGAGATGACTGGGAGCAGCGGTGGCCTGGTCAGAAGAACTGGatctttaaggaaaaatataattatg ACtatgaagatgaggaggaatGGAGCCCATGGTCCCCTTGCAGCATCACCTGTGGCAGCGGCAACCAGAAGAGGACCCGGTCCTGTGGCTATGCCTGCACAGCAACAGAGTCAAGAACCTGCGACCTGCCACGCTGCCCTG agggagaaatAGTCTTCCCTACAGAGGAGACTCCTTTCAGAAGTGACAACACCACGGAGCTGTTCAACTCAG ATGTGGACAGCTGTGAGAAGTGGCTGAACTGCAAGAGTGACTTCCTCACCAAGTACCTCAGCAAGGTGCTGACAGACCTGCCCAGCTGTCCCTGCTCCTACCCGCTGGAGGCTGTTTACAGTGCTGTCAACCTGCAGGACGAGCGACAGGGCAAGAGCTTCCGCTGGCGGGATGCCAGCGGCCCCAAGGAGCGCCTGGACATCTACAAGCCAACAGCACGCTTCTGCCTGCGCTCCATGCTCTCCCTTGACAGCACGACActggcagcccagcactgctgctacGATGAGCACACCCGCCTCATCACCCGGGGGAAGGGTGCTGGCGTCCCCAACCTCATCAGCACCGAGTTCTCCCCAGAGCTACACTACAAGGTTGACATGTTGCCCTGGATCCTCTGCAAGGGTGACTGGAGCCGGTACCATGCCGTCCGACCACCCAACAATGGGCAGCAGTGTGCGGAGAACCCGGCTGAGGAGGAGTACCTCTCCCAGCTACAGGAGGCCAAGGAGTACTag